A genomic window from Candidatus Woesearchaeota archaeon includes:
- a CDS encoding ABC transporter permease, whose protein sequence is MSRFTEFFNISFQSLKRRRLRSWLTMIGIFIGIAAVVSLISLGQGMEDAIYEQFENIGSDKLFVQPKTGFGGTGGDNTGFAPLTENDVRFLENQGGVKAVSSYVFTSAKVEFQGSTKYFNLLGIPTEPRQLELIAAVMGTDIDKGRMLEQGDNKVAAVGFYHAERNLYDGRNMEVNNKFTLNDEHNFRVIGIFEPIGSGEDDTMIVIPLDVLREVTGIEERIDFIIVQVNEGTDPRKLGDELERSLARYRDVKEGQEDFSIQTPEDLLASFETILAIVRWVLIGIASISLLVGAIGIMNTMYTSVLERNKDIGIMKAIGAKNSDIFTLFLIESGLLGLVGGILGVIIGIGLAKLVEVISAAVLGKTFLIAHLSIELVAISLGLAFIVGALAGSLPALQAAKLQPVETLRDE, encoded by the coding sequence ATGAGCAGATTTACAGAATTTTTCAATATATCGTTTCAATCATTAAAACGCAGACGTTTACGTAGTTGGCTAACTATGATAGGAATTTTCATAGGAATTGCAGCCGTTGTTTCACTTATTAGCCTAGGACAAGGAATGGAAGATGCAATATATGAACAATTTGAAAACATAGGAAGCGATAAACTCTTTGTACAACCAAAAACAGGATTCGGAGGCACTGGAGGAGATAACACCGGCTTTGCACCCCTCACCGAAAATGATGTTCGCTTTTTAGAAAATCAAGGCGGTGTAAAAGCCGTGAGTAGCTACGTTTTTACCAGTGCAAAAGTAGAATTTCAAGGCTCAACAAAATACTTTAACCTCCTAGGAATACCAACAGAACCAAGACAATTAGAACTCATAGCAGCAGTTATGGGCACAGATATTGACAAAGGACGAATGTTAGAGCAAGGAGATAATAAAGTTGCAGCAGTCGGATTTTATCACGCAGAACGAAACTTGTATGATGGTAGAAACATGGAGGTGAATAATAAATTCACTCTTAATGATGAACATAATTTTAGAGTAATAGGTATTTTTGAGCCCATAGGAAGTGGCGAAGACGATACTATGATTGTTATTCCTTTAGATGTTCTTAGAGAAGTTACCGGTATAGAAGAACGAATAGATTTCATCATCGTGCAAGTAAATGAAGGAACAGACCCTCGAAAACTTGGCGATGAATTAGAACGAAGCCTGGCGCGCTATCGAGATGTAAAAGAAGGACAAGAAGACTTTAGTATACAAACACCAGAAGACTTACTTGCTTCATTTGAAACGATACTTGCAATCGTACGATGGGTGCTTATTGGGATTGCATCTATTAGTCTTTTAGTTGGCGCCATAGGAATAATGAATACGATGTACACCTCAGTTCTAGAACGAAACAAAGATATTGGTATTATGAAAGCAATCGGCGCAAAAAACAGCGATATCTTTACACTCTTTTTAATAGAGTCGGGACTCTTAGGACTTGTTGGCGGAATCTTGGGAGTTATTATTGGTATAGGTTTAGCAAAACTTGTTGAAGTTATTAGTGCAGCAGTACTTGGAAAAACATTTCTTATTGCTCACCTCTCTATTGAATTAGTGGCTATTAGTTTAGGACTGGCATTCATTGTAGGTGCCCTTGCAGGAAGCCTACCTGCTCTGCAAGCAGCAAAACTACAACCAGTAGAAACTCTTCGTGATGAATAA